Proteins encoded together in one Bombiscardovia nodaiensis window:
- the rplB gene encoding 50S ribosomal protein L2, which translates to MAIRTYKPTTAGRRNASVSDFSEITRSKPEKSLVRKKNSTGGRNSYGRVTSRHRGGGHKRQYRLIDFRRWDKDGVPAKVAEIEYDPNRSARIALLHFADGEKRYIVAPEGVKQGDVIETGPQADIKPGNNLPLSNIPTGTIVHAIELRPLGGAKIARSAGAGVQLVAKDGAYAQLRMPSGEIRNVDARCRATVGEVGNSEHANIELGKAGRARWLGRRPITRGESMNPVDHPHGGRTRGGKPPVSPWGKGEVRTRRPKKASNKMIVRRRPNGKNRK; encoded by the coding sequence ATGGCTATCCGCACATATAAGCCGACGACTGCGGGCCGTCGCAACGCTTCGGTTTCGGATTTCTCCGAGATTACGCGTTCCAAGCCCGAGAAGTCGCTGGTTCGCAAGAAGAACAGCACTGGCGGTCGTAACTCATACGGCCGTGTGACCAGCCGCCATCGGGGTGGTGGCCACAAGCGCCAGTACCGTCTCATTGACTTCCGTCGTTGGGATAAGGATGGCGTGCCAGCCAAGGTTGCTGAGATCGAGTACGATCCCAACCGCTCTGCTCGCATTGCTCTCCTGCACTTTGCAGACGGAGAGAAGCGCTACATTGTCGCTCCTGAAGGCGTAAAGCAGGGTGATGTCATCGAGACTGGTCCCCAGGCTGATATTAAGCCCGGAAACAACCTGCCTCTGAGCAACATCCCCACCGGTACGATTGTTCACGCGATTGAGCTGCGCCCTCTGGGTGGTGCCAAGATTGCCCGCTCCGCGGGTGCTGGTGTCCAGCTGGTCGCTAAGGATGGCGCTTACGCTCAGCTGCGTATGCCCTCCGGCGAAATTCGTAACGTGGATGCACGCTGCCGCGCAACGGTTGGTGAGGTCGGCAACTCCGAGCACGCCAACATCGAGCTGGGTAAGGCTGGTCGCGCCCGTTGGCTGGGCCGCAGGCCAATCACTCGTGGTGAGTCCATGAACCCTGTCGACCATCCGCATGGTGGACGTACTCGCGGCGGCAAGCCGCCAGTGTCTCCATGGGGCAAGGGCGAAGTTCGTACTCGTCGTCCGAAGAAGGCTTCGAACAAGATGATTGTGCGCCGCCGTCCAAACGGTAAGAACCGCAAGTAA
- the rplP gene encoding 50S ribosomal protein L16, translating into MLIPKRVNYRKQQRPKRRGMSKGGNEIAFGDYGIQALAPTYLTNRQIEAARIAMTRYIKRGGRVWITVFPDRPLTKHALGSRMGSGKGAPEFWVANVHPGRVLFEIGGVSEDVAREALRRAIDKLPMKCRIIAREGGDI; encoded by the coding sequence GTGCTTATCCCAAAGAGGGTTAATTACCGCAAGCAGCAGCGTCCCAAGCGTAGGGGCATGTCTAAGGGCGGCAACGAGATCGCTTTCGGCGATTATGGTATCCAGGCATTGGCACCGACTTATCTGACTAACCGTCAGATCGAGGCGGCCCGTATCGCCATGACCCGTTACATCAAGCGTGGCGGTCGTGTGTGGATCACGGTCTTCCCTGATCGTCCGTTGACCAAACATGCTCTCGGTTCTCGAATGGGTTCCGGCAAGGGAGCACCTGAGTTCTGGGTGGCAAATGTTCACCCCGGTCGCGTGCTGTTTGAGATTGGTGGTGTGAGCGAAGACGTCGCTCGCGAGGCTCTGCGCCGCGCAATCGACAAGCTTCCCATGAAGTGCAGGATTATTGCACGTGAAGGCGGTGACATCTGA
- the rpsQ gene encoding 30S ribosomal protein S17, translating to MAEKQERNFRKVRRGYVVSDAMEKTITVEIEQRSTHPLYGKVVRSNRKVKVHDEQNEAHVGDFVSIMETRPLSKTKRWRLQEIVERAK from the coding sequence ATGGCTGAGAAGCAAGAGCGCAACTTCCGCAAGGTTCGTCGAGGCTACGTAGTCTCTGACGCGATGGAGAAGACCATCACCGTCGAGATTGAGCAGCGTTCGACTCACCCCCTGTACGGAAAGGTCGTTCGTTCAAACCGCAAGGTTAAGGTGCATGACGAGCAGAACGAAGCTCACGTAGGTGATTTCGTCTCCATCATGGAAACTCGACCCTTGAGCAAGACCAAACGCTGGCGTCTACAGGAAATCGTAGAGCGCGCCAAGTAA
- the rpsE gene encoding 30S ribosomal protein S5: MSDNETKETQVADQTQTAQSSESSNGDNGDERRGRRGGRGDSRRSDGRRGERRGRKGRDDNRNDDMLDKVVTINRVSKVHKGGRTFSFAALVVVGDGKGTVGVGYGKSREVPAAIAKGQLDAKKHMFTVPRIRGTITHPVIGHDAAGTVLLRPAAPGTGVIAGGAVRAVMECAGITDILTKSMGSATAVNVVRATVAGLKALEEPEEIAARRGLTLEEVAPDSLLKSRAAGIAEARKAREEAKAKAASDSKDGE, translated from the coding sequence GTGAGCGATAACGAGACGAAGGAAACCCAAGTGGCTGATCAGACACAGACTGCACAGTCGAGTGAATCCAGCAACGGGGACAATGGTGATGAGCGTCGTGGCCGCCGCGGTGGCCGTGGTGATTCTCGCCGTTCAGATGGTCGTCGTGGTGAGCGTCGTGGTCGTAAGGGCCGTGACGACAACCGCAACGACGACATGCTTGACAAGGTTGTTACTATCAACCGCGTCTCCAAGGTCCACAAGGGTGGTCGTACCTTCAGCTTTGCGGCTCTAGTAGTCGTAGGCGATGGTAAGGGCACTGTGGGCGTAGGCTACGGCAAGTCCCGCGAAGTCCCGGCAGCAATTGCCAAGGGCCAGCTGGATGCCAAGAAGCACATGTTCACTGTCCCGCGCATCCGTGGCACCATTACCCACCCGGTAATTGGTCACGATGCAGCTGGCACGGTCCTGTTGCGTCCTGCTGCCCCCGGTACCGGTGTAATCGCCGGTGGTGCGGTGCGTGCAGTCATGGAGTGCGCCGGCATTACCGACATCCTGACCAAGTCCATGGGCTCGGCCACGGCTGTCAATGTAGTGCGCGCAACCGTTGCAGGCCTGAAGGCTCTTGAAGAGCCCGAAGAGATCGCAGCACGTCGTGGTTTGACCTTGGAAGAGGTCGCACCCGACTCCCTGCTCAAGTCTCGCGCTGCTGGCATTGCTGAAGCCCGCAAGGCTCGTGAAGAAGCCAAGGCCAAGGCCGCTTCTGACAGCAAGGATGGTGAGTGA
- the rpmD gene encoding 50S ribosomal protein L30, giving the protein MSKQLKVTLVKGFANQTQRQKVNALSLGLHKIGQSVVIDDTPVYRGMIDKVRHLVTVEEAD; this is encoded by the coding sequence ATGAGCAAGCAGCTGAAAGTTACGCTGGTTAAGGGATTCGCTAACCAGACTCAGCGCCAAAAGGTGAATGCCCTGTCGTTGGGTCTGCACAAGATTGGACAGAGTGTCGTGATTGACGACACGCCTGTCTACAGGGGTATGATCGACAAGGTTCGTCACTTGGTCACTGTTGAGGAGGCAGACTGA
- the rpsC gene encoding 30S ribosomal protein S3 yields the protein MGQKINPFGYRLGITEEHRSKWFSDSQKKGERYRDFVLEDDKIRKEMNKDLERAGVSKIIIERTRDRVRVDIHTARPGIVIGRRGAEAERVRAKLEKITGKQVQLNIFEVKNAAIDAQLVAQGIAEQLTNRVTFRRAMRKAEQDAMRAGAKGIRIKLSGRLGGAEMSRSEFYREGRVPLQTLRALIDYGFFEARTTYGRIGVKVWIYKGDMTEREFDEQQAQQGNRGHRGSDRRPRRGARPSEGRTRQRQAEEHENSGVATPPAQVALTEAEAPVATEAKE from the coding sequence ATGGGGCAGAAGATCAACCCGTTTGGGTACCGACTCGGCATCACTGAAGAACACCGCAGCAAGTGGTTCTCTGATTCCCAGAAGAAGGGGGAGCGTTACCGCGACTTCGTTCTTGAGGATGACAAGATCCGCAAGGAGATGAATAAGGACCTGGAGCGCGCAGGCGTTTCCAAGATCATTATTGAGCGTACGCGTGACCGTGTTCGCGTCGACATCCACACTGCTCGTCCCGGTATTGTTATCGGCCGGCGTGGTGCGGAAGCTGAGCGCGTGCGTGCCAAGCTGGAGAAGATTACCGGCAAGCAAGTGCAGCTCAACATCTTCGAAGTGAAGAACGCTGCTATTGATGCTCAGCTGGTTGCTCAGGGTATTGCTGAGCAGCTGACCAACCGCGTCACCTTCCGTCGTGCCATGCGTAAGGCAGAGCAGGACGCTATGAGGGCCGGAGCTAAGGGTATTCGTATCAAGCTCTCGGGTCGTCTTGGCGGTGCTGAGATGAGCCGTTCTGAGTTCTACCGTGAAGGTCGCGTGCCGCTGCAGACGCTGCGTGCCTTGATCGATTACGGCTTCTTTGAAGCCCGCACTACCTACGGCCGCATTGGCGTAAAGGTGTGGATTTACAAGGGAGATATGACTGAGCGTGAGTTCGATGAGCAGCAGGCCCAGCAGGGCAACCGCGGTCATCGTGGCTCAGACCGCCGTCCGCGCAGGGGTGCTCGCCCCTCTGAGGGTCGTACGCGTCAGCGTCAGGCCGAGGAGCACGAGAACAGTGGCGTCGCAACGCCTCCTGCTCAGGTCGCGCTGACCGAAGCTGAGGCTCCGGTCGCAACGGAAGCAAAGGAGTGA
- the rpsS gene encoding 30S ribosomal protein S19, whose amino-acid sequence MTRSIKKGPFVDAHLQKKVDAQNEKGTHEVIKTWSRRSMITPDFIGHTFAVHDGRKHVPVFVTEAMVGHKLGEFAPTRTFKGHVKDDKKARR is encoded by the coding sequence ATGACTCGTAGCATCAAGAAGGGCCCATTCGTCGACGCCCACTTGCAGAAGAAAGTCGACGCGCAAAACGAGAAGGGCACGCACGAAGTTATTAAGACTTGGTCGCGCCGTTCGATGATTACCCCCGACTTCATCGGTCACACATTCGCTGTGCACGATGGCCGTAAGCATGTCCCAGTCTTCGTGACTGAGGCTATGGTTGGCCACAAGCTCGGTGAGTTCGCCCCCACGCGCACCTTCAAGGGTCACGTGAAGGATGACAAGAAAGCACGCCGCTAA
- the rplE gene encoding 50S ribosomal protein L5 yields MSDTTVEAPAVPRLKQKYDEQIVPELEKEFKFSNPMQVPKIEKIVVSMGVGAAARDSKLIEGAIKDLTAITGQKPKVTKAKKSVAQFHLREGQAIGAYSTLRGVRMWEFLDRLLTLALPRIRDFRGISSKQFDGQGNYNFGLTEQSVFHEIDPDEIDHQRGMDITVVTTTKNDEEATALLKQLGFPFKEN; encoded by the coding sequence ATGAGCGATACAACCGTTGAAGCACCGGCAGTCCCTCGTTTGAAGCAGAAGTATGACGAGCAGATTGTGCCCGAGCTGGAGAAGGAGTTCAAGTTCTCCAACCCCATGCAGGTCCCCAAGATCGAGAAGATCGTGGTCTCCATGGGTGTGGGTGCAGCAGCTCGTGACTCCAAGCTGATTGAGGGTGCTATTAAAGATCTGACCGCTATTACCGGTCAGAAGCCCAAGGTGACGAAGGCTAAGAAGTCTGTGGCACAGTTCCACCTGCGTGAAGGCCAGGCCATTGGTGCCTACTCCACCCTGCGTGGAGTGCGGATGTGGGAGTTCTTGGACCGTCTGCTCACTCTAGCGCTGCCCCGTATCCGCGATTTCCGCGGTATCAGCAGCAAACAGTTCGATGGCCAGGGTAACTACAACTTTGGTCTCACGGAGCAGTCAGTTTTCCATGAGATCGACCCTGACGAGATCGACCATCAGCGTGGTATGGACATCACCGTGGTGACCACCACCAAGAACGATGAGGAAGCTACCGCCCTGCTCAAGCAGCTCGGCTTCCCCTTCAAGGAGAACTGA
- the rplV gene encoding 50S ribosomal protein L22 has protein sequence MEAKAIARHVRVTPRKARRVVNLIRGKRATEAVTILKFAPQDAAIPVRKVLESAIANARVKADKANEPFRENDLVIRETYVDEGVTMKRFRPRAQGRAARINKRTSHITVVVADKEGAR, from the coding sequence ATGGAAGCTAAAGCAATTGCCCGTCACGTTCGCGTGACGCCCCGCAAGGCTCGCCGCGTCGTCAACCTCATCCGAGGCAAGCGTGCGACTGAAGCCGTGACTATTTTGAAGTTTGCTCCTCAGGATGCAGCCATTCCGGTTCGCAAGGTTCTGGAGAGTGCTATTGCCAACGCGCGTGTCAAGGCGGATAAGGCCAATGAGCCTTTCCGTGAGAACGACCTGGTAATTCGTGAGACCTATGTAGACGAAGGCGTGACCATGAAGCGGTTCCGCCCCCGTGCTCAGGGTCGTGCTGCTCGTATCAACAAGCGCACCAGCCATATCACGGTTGTCGTGGCCGACAAGGAAGGAGCCCGATAA
- the rplX gene encoding 50S ribosomal protein L24: MVAKIKTGDQVKVIRGKDRGKEGKVTKILPNDRLIVEGVQIVKKHMKATQQGQQSGIVSVEAPIHRSNVMVIDPETKEPTRVGVVVKEEAREGKIKRVRTRIAKKSGKELS, translated from the coding sequence ATGGTAGCCAAGATTAAGACAGGCGACCAGGTGAAGGTCATCCGTGGTAAAGATCGCGGCAAGGAAGGTAAAGTCACCAAGATTTTACCGAACGACCGTCTGATCGTCGAGGGTGTCCAGATTGTCAAGAAGCACATGAAGGCCACCCAGCAAGGTCAGCAGTCGGGCATTGTCTCGGTTGAAGCACCAATTCACCGTTCAAACGTCATGGTGATCGATCCTGAGACTAAGGAACCAACTCGCGTTGGTGTCGTAGTTAAGGAAGAAGCGCGTGAGGGCAAGATTAAGCGAGTTCGCACACGCATCGCCAAGAAGTCAGGCAAGGAGCTGTCATGA
- the rplO gene encoding 50S ribosomal protein L15, whose product MATKDSAKTEEANILRMHDLRPAPGANRDRIRVGRGEGSKGKTSGRGMKGTKARYQVRPGFEGGQLPLYMRLPKLRGFKSPFKKEYQVVNVGRLSELFPEGGEISAELLAQKGAVRSGYPVKVLGEGDAKSAFKLKGVKVSAAAQSKIEAAGGSVSED is encoded by the coding sequence ATGGCTACCAAAGACTCTGCAAAGACCGAAGAAGCTAATATCCTGCGTATGCATGACCTGCGTCCAGCGCCAGGTGCCAATCGCGATCGTATTCGCGTAGGCCGTGGTGAAGGATCTAAGGGCAAGACTTCAGGCCGAGGCATGAAGGGCACTAAGGCGAGGTATCAGGTGCGTCCTGGTTTCGAGGGTGGCCAGCTGCCGCTCTACATGCGCCTGCCTAAGCTGCGCGGCTTCAAGAGCCCCTTCAAGAAGGAATATCAGGTTGTCAACGTGGGTCGGCTCTCAGAGCTCTTCCCCGAGGGCGGCGAGATTTCCGCTGAGCTTCTGGCTCAGAAGGGTGCTGTACGCTCTGGATACCCAGTGAAGGTATTGGGTGAGGGCGACGCGAAGTCTGCATTCAAGCTCAAGGGCGTCAAGGTGTCGGCAGCAGCTCAGTCCAAGATTGAGGCTGCGGGCGGTTCTGTCTCTGAAGACTGA
- the rplW gene encoding 50S ribosomal protein L23, translated as MAAIHKPAHDIIIKPVVSEKSYANSDRGQYTFVVDPAANKVAIKQAIEQIFSVKVTSVNTLNRQGKRTRTRTGYGRRVSEKRAIVTVAEGQSIDVFGN; from the coding sequence ATGGCAGCAATTCATAAGCCAGCACACGATATCATCATCAAGCCGGTCGTCTCCGAGAAGAGCTATGCCAACTCGGATCGCGGTCAGTATACCTTTGTGGTGGATCCTGCTGCGAACAAGGTTGCAATCAAGCAGGCCATTGAGCAGATCTTCAGCGTGAAGGTCACTTCGGTGAACACACTGAACCGTCAGGGTAAGCGCACTCGCACACGCACCGGTTACGGCCGTCGCGTCTCCGAGAAGCGCGCTATCGTCACGGTAGCTGAAGGTCAGTCCATCGATGTCTTCGGTAACTGA
- the rplD gene encoding 50S ribosomal protein L4: MASVTLNITDAKGKAAGSVEAPAEIFGISEEDVHDHIPLIHQVVLGQLAAARQGTHSVKNRANISGGGKKPWKQKGTGRARQGSIRSPQWAGGAVAHGPVPRDYSQKTPKKMKAAALRYVLSDRTNAGRTHVIDFGIGEQPSTKSAQGALLPVVGERFTTIVFSRNEINEWLSVRNLPTVHTIFADQLNTYDVVTAEDVVFTKEGFNAFLEAKSETQAQTAKEA, translated from the coding sequence ATGGCAAGCGTCACTTTGAACATCACTGATGCCAAGGGCAAGGCAGCTGGCTCTGTTGAGGCTCCTGCTGAGATTTTCGGCATCTCTGAAGAAGATGTACACGATCACATTCCGCTGATTCACCAGGTTGTCCTGGGCCAGCTGGCTGCTGCTCGTCAGGGCACGCACTCAGTCAAGAATCGCGCCAACATCTCCGGCGGCGGCAAGAAGCCTTGGAAGCAGAAGGGCACTGGTCGTGCTCGTCAGGGCTCCATCCGCTCTCCTCAGTGGGCTGGTGGTGCTGTGGCTCATGGCCCAGTACCTCGTGATTACTCGCAGAAGACCCCGAAGAAGATGAAGGCAGCAGCCCTGCGCTATGTCTTGTCCGACCGCACTAATGCTGGTCGTACGCACGTCATTGACTTTGGCATCGGCGAGCAGCCTTCCACTAAGAGTGCTCAGGGTGCTCTTCTGCCGGTTGTTGGCGAGCGTTTCACCACTATCGTTTTCTCCCGCAATGAGATTAACGAGTGGCTGTCTGTGCGCAATTTGCCCACAGTACACACGATTTTCGCCGATCAGCTCAACACCTATGATGTGGTCACGGCTGAGGACGTTGTCTTCACCAAGGAAGGCTTCAACGCTTTTCTTGAGGCGAAGAGCGAAACTCAGGCACAGACCGCGAAGGAGGCCTGA
- the rplF gene encoding 50S ribosomal protein L6, whose protein sequence is MASHIGKLPVAVPAGVEVSIKGQEFEAKGPKGSDSYTIPECITGKVEGNEIILEPTNDDRTTRADHGLSRSIVASIVEGVSKGFTKHLMIVGTGYRVAAKGKGLEFSLGYSHTITVDPPEGITYELPNANEVIVHGTNKQLVGQAAANIRKLRAPEPYKGKGIKYQDEHILRKAGKAGK, encoded by the coding sequence ATGGCATCGCATATTGGTAAGCTCCCCGTCGCCGTACCGGCGGGCGTAGAGGTCTCCATCAAGGGACAAGAGTTTGAAGCTAAGGGCCCCAAGGGTTCCGACTCCTACACGATTCCTGAGTGCATTACTGGCAAGGTAGAAGGCAACGAGATCATTCTTGAGCCGACTAACGACGATCGCACTACCCGTGCAGATCATGGCCTGAGCCGGTCTATTGTTGCATCAATCGTAGAAGGTGTCTCCAAGGGATTCACGAAGCACCTGATGATTGTTGGCACGGGCTACCGTGTGGCAGCAAAGGGCAAGGGCTTGGAGTTTTCTCTGGGCTACTCCCACACCATTACGGTGGATCCGCCAGAAGGCATCACCTACGAACTGCCGAACGCCAATGAGGTTATTGTGCACGGCACCAACAAGCAACTAGTAGGCCAAGCAGCGGCTAACATCCGTAAGCTTCGTGCCCCGGAACCTTACAAGGGCAAGGGCATTAAGTACCAGGATGAGCACATCCTGCGCAAGGCTGGAAAGGCTGGTAAGTGA
- the rpsZ gene encoding 30S ribosomal protein S14 type Z, with product MAKTALRIKAARKPKFKVRGYTRCQVCGRPHSVYRKFGLCRICLRNKAHAGELPGVTKSSW from the coding sequence ATGGCAAAAACCGCTCTGAGGATTAAGGCGGCACGCAAGCCAAAGTTCAAGGTGCGTGGCTATACACGCTGCCAGGTCTGCGGTCGTCCTCATTCTGTATATCGCAAGTTCGGCCTGTGCCGCATTTGCCTGCGCAACAAGGCACATGCTGGCGAGTTGCCCGGAGTTACGAAATCAAGTTGGTAA
- the rpmC gene encoding 50S ribosomal protein L29, producing MTVGTAEYSIKNLNEKTDAQIEDFLKKSKEELFNLRFQAATGQLENSARLKAVKHDIARMYTVLRERELGISQAPEADAESSKSEAEEK from the coding sequence ATGACAGTCGGAACGGCCGAATATTCAATCAAGAATCTGAACGAGAAGACCGATGCGCAGATTGAGGACTTCCTCAAGAAGTCCAAGGAAGAGCTGTTCAACCTCCGCTTCCAGGCTGCTACCGGTCAGCTGGAAAATTCTGCTCGTCTGAAGGCTGTCAAGCACGACATCGCCAGGATGTACACCGTCCTGCGTGAGCGTGAGCTCGGCATCAGCCAAGCGCCTGAAGCAGACGCAGAGAGCAGCAAGAGCGAAGCTGAGGAGAAGTAA
- the rplR gene encoding 50S ribosomal protein L18: protein MSVAIRGKGKSVARLRRHARLRKRIAGTAERPRLVVTRTNRNMIAQIVDDTKGLTLVSASTLAGDFPKVEGNKTDAARKVGEEIAKKAKDAGITSVVFDRGGNQYHGRVAAVAEGAREGGLAL from the coding sequence ATGAGCGTCGCAATTCGCGGTAAAGGCAAGAGCGTTGCCCGTCTGCGCCGTCACGCCCGCCTGCGCAAGCGTATAGCGGGAACCGCTGAGCGTCCGCGCCTGGTTGTGACTCGCACCAATCGCAATATGATCGCCCAGATCGTGGATGACACCAAGGGTTTGACACTGGTTAGTGCTTCAACTCTTGCTGGTGACTTCCCCAAGGTCGAGGGCAATAAGACTGATGCCGCACGCAAGGTTGGCGAAGAGATCGCCAAGAAGGCTAAGGATGCTGGAATCACTAGTGTGGTCTTTGACCGCGGTGGTAACCAGTACCATGGCCGTGTCGCAGCGGTAGCAGAAGGCGCCCGTGAGGGAGGTTTGGCACTGTGA
- the rplN gene encoding 50S ribosomal protein L14 yields the protein MIQQESRLRVADNTGAKEILAIRVLGGSKRRYAGIGDVIVASVKDAIPGGSVKKGEVVKAVVVRTTKEHRRPDGSYIKFDENAAVLLGNGQEPRGTRIFGPVGRELRDKRFMKIVSLAPEVI from the coding sequence ATGATTCAGCAGGAATCGCGGCTTCGCGTCGCTGACAACACGGGTGCTAAGGAAATCTTAGCCATCCGCGTGCTCGGCGGGTCGAAGCGACGCTATGCCGGCATTGGCGACGTCATCGTCGCTTCAGTCAAGGATGCAATCCCTGGCGGGTCGGTCAAGAAGGGCGAAGTCGTCAAGGCTGTCGTCGTTCGTACTACCAAGGAGCACCGTCGTCCAGACGGCTCATACATCAAGTTCGACGAGAATGCCGCTGTCCTCTTGGGTAACGGTCAAGAGCCTCGTGGTACTCGTATCTTTGGGCCGGTTGGTCGTGAATTGCGCGACAAGCGCTTCATGAAGATTGTGTCTCTAGCACCGGAGGTGATCTGA
- the rpsH gene encoding 30S ribosomal protein S8, whose amino-acid sequence MTMTDPIADMLTRLRNASAAKHESVEMPYSKFKAAIAQILKREGYIADFSAKEARVGQTLEIKLKYGPHGERSLEGIKRVSKPGLRRYTKSDSLPMPLGGLGVAIISTSSGLMTQKECLDRGIGGEIVAYVW is encoded by the coding sequence ATGACAATGACAGATCCTATCGCAGACATGCTGACACGTCTGCGGAATGCGAGTGCGGCAAAGCACGAGAGTGTAGAAATGCCGTATTCAAAGTTCAAGGCAGCAATTGCGCAGATTTTGAAGCGCGAAGGGTATATCGCTGATTTTTCAGCTAAGGAAGCCCGCGTTGGCCAGACTCTTGAGATTAAGCTCAAGTACGGCCCTCACGGGGAGCGCAGCTTGGAAGGTATCAAACGCGTTTCTAAGCCTGGCCTTCGTCGGTACACGAAGTCTGACTCTTTGCCCATGCCTTTGGGCGGCCTCGGTGTCGCTATCATCTCGACGAGCTCGGGATTGATGACTCAAAAGGAATGCCTCGATCGGGGCATTGGTGGCGAGATCGTCGCCTACGTGTGGTGA